The Brachyspira hyodysenteriae ATCC 27164 sequence GTAAGAAATGCTTCTCAAATAGAATCTATTAAAGATTTAAGAGGTAAAAAAGTTGGAACACAATTAGGAACTTCTTCAGAAATTTTACTTTATTTGGCTCTTCAGTCATTAGGTATTAAAGCAGAAGAAGTAGATATTATAAATATGGATGGAAATACTATAGTATCATCTATAGCTGATGGTACTATTGATGCTGCTTCAGTGCAAGCTCCATATACTTTTGAAATATTAAATAATACTGAAAACAATGTAAAGTCTATAGCTACAACTGTTGATTATTCTGATGTAGGTTCTTTTCCTAGCAGCTGGATAGTTACACCTTCTTATCAAAGTAATAATACAGATATAGTTAATAGATTTTCAAGAGCTATACTTAAAGCTATGGACTATAGACAACTTAATATGAGTGAAGCTGTGCAATTGGTTGCTAACATGAATAGTAAAACAGTTGAAGAAGTTGATTTAGAAAGAGAAACAGGAGTATGGTTTTCTGGTAATGAGATAAAGCAAGCATATATTAATGGTGATGCTGGTAAATGGTATAAAACACAGCAGAATATATTTATTTATACTAAAACTATTACAAATAATATTGATATTAATAATTATGTGCAGTTAAAATACATGGTTGATAATGTATTTAATGAATAAATAGTTTTTATATTAAATTTATAAGCGGTGTATAATTAAATATGCATCGCTTTTTTTTAATGCTATTGTAAAATATAACTTTATATAAAGATAAAAAATGAAAAGATTAAAAGCAAAGAATTTAAAAGAACAAAATTATATTGATATAGTAAAATTATTAAAAATAGGAAATTATTCAAGAGCTGATTTAGCTTATAATTTGGAATTAAGCAAAGCAAGTATATCTGTATTAGTAGAGGATTTAATTAATATGGGTATAATATATGAGAAATGTGATGGAGAATCATCTTCTCTTGGCGGTAAAAAACCTATATTATTAGATATAAATAAAAACATAGGATATTTTATAGCAATTCATTTTAGGAGAGAATTTTGTAATATTGCTATAGTTAATTTAGAAAATGAAATTATAGAAGAATGTTCATTAAATGTAAATATAAATGATGATTATAAAATAACATTTAATCCAATAATTAAAAAGATTAAAGAATTAAAAAATAAATATAAAAACAAAAAAATATTTTCTATAGGAATATCTGTACCTGGTAAAATAAGTAAAAAAAATAATAATATGCTCGTAGATTGTATGGGAATACCTGAATGGAAAAATATACCATTAAAAGAATATATAGAACAAAATACTGATATAGATGTTATAATAGATAGATATGCATGTGCTATGCTAACATACGGTATGCTTGAAGAGATGAAAAAATCTATGCCTATACAAACTTCTTCCGTATATGTTTATTTGGGAAATTGGATTGGTGTATCTGTTTCTAATAATGGATCAATTTTATACGGAACTCATGATACAGCTGCTAACTATTCTCATACTATAGTAACTGATTCTAATTATATTTGTATGTGCGGTAAAAAAGGCTGTTGGGAATCTGTTGCTAGTATAAATGCTTTTATGAAAGAACTTCAAAGTAAAAGCAATAAATATAAAAATGTAAGTTATGAAGAAATTATTAAAAATCATATTAATGATGATATTGTAATTGAAACTTATAAGAAATTTTCGGCTTATTGGGTATCAATAGGAATATATAATATAGTTAATACTTTTGACCCTGAGACTATATTTATAGGCGGAGAAATGCTTTATTTAGGTGATGATTTTATCAATGAAATAAAAAATAATATTAAAAATAAATACAATTCATATAACTTCCTTACAGAAATAAATTTTATCAATAATTTTAAAGATATAGAAATATATGCAGCTGCTTCTGTAGCTATATATGATTTTTATAATTATAATCTTTATAAATATTTATCTAAGTAATATATTTTTTATATAATATTGATATTTTCTCTGTATTATGTTAATATTATTATGTAAACTATATTATGATAATAAGATTATGATAACTAATACTGAAGAAAATATTAAAGATAAATATTTAAAAGAAAATTTGATAGCATATATTGGAAATAAGAGAAGACTGCTTTCATTTATAGAAAATACTATTTCTGGAATTTTAGAAGAGGATGGTAATATAAAAACTGCATTGGATTTATTTGCAGGAAGCGGAAGTGTTTCAAGACTTTTAAAAACTTTAGATTTAGAAGTTTATTCTAATGATTGGGAATATTATTCTTATATTTTAAACTATGCTCATTTATCGATTAATGAAGAAGAGCTCTCTAATATGTTTATTCATACAGGCGGGGCAGAGAATACAATAAATATGATTAATAATATTAAATATATAGATGATGATGACAGATATATATCAAAATATTATGCTCCTTCAAATGATGAAAATCCTGATTTAATAAATGAAAGACTTTTTTATACTCATTACAATGCTGAAAGAATTGATATTATAAGACATAATATAGAAATGCTTTATAAAAATAAAGTAATAAATCAAAAAGAATATTATTATTTGATAGCTTCAATTATATATGAATCAGCTACGCATACAAATACTTCAGGAGTTTTTAAAGCATTTCATGCAGGTTTCGGAGGAAGGAATAAAGATGCATTGCATAGAATAATGGCTCCTATATCATTAAAGCCAATACCTTTATATAATGGCAAAAAATGTTATGTAAGTATGGAAGATGCAAATAAGTTTGTTATTAAAAATAAAGATAAGCATTTTGATTTGGTATATTTAGATCCTCCATATAATCAGCATCAATATGGAAGTAATTATCATTTACTTAATACTATAGCTTTATGGGATAAGCCTGCAATTAATAAGAATATATATATAAACGGTAAAAAAACAGATAAAGGCGGAATTAGAAAAGATTGGGTAAAAACTAAATCAATGTACTGTTATAAAAAAACAGCAAAGGATACTTTAATAAATTTATTAGATAATATAGATTCTAAGCATATAGTTATGAGTTATTCTACTGACGGAATAATAGAGTATGATGATTTAATTTCAATACTTGAAAATAGAGGTAAATTAGATATTGTTACTTCTGAATATACTAAATACAGAGGTGCTAAAAGATCTATAGTTAATAAAACCAAAAATATAGAATATTTATTTGTATTAGATACTTCAAAAACAAATTACAGCAGTGTTAATAAAAAATTAAGATACATAGACAATATAAGATTGAAAATGGACAGTCCTTTGGATTGTTCTAAAGATAATCTAATATTTGATTATGATAAAGATGATGTTATAGTATTAAATTTAAAATATTCTGTTCATATAATAAATAAAGATGAGATATGTGATAAACTTAAAAATAAAAGTTTAGAATATATAAAAATGTTTTCTATTTTTTTGGATAAATACATTAAAGAAGATAATATCAGTGCATTGAAGATTTATTTTTATCATATTAATGCAGCCATACTTGCTAATGATATAAGGCTTATAAAATATTTTGGTGAATATATATTGCAAGTTTACAGCAGATTATGTTCAAGAAAATCAAATGAATATATTATTGATATTACAAATAGTATTTTAGATATTTTATCATATTCAAATGATGAAATAAGCATTATTTCTAGAATAAAACAGAGAATTATTTATAATATAAAACATTCTAATATTTCCGAAATTAATAAAAATAAATTACTTATTAGACTTGAAAAATAATGAAAAAATATTATATTTATTCATATAGAATAAGGTTTTATGGAAATATAATTTTTTTTAATAGTAAAGTAAAAATATATGAATAATATTTTAATAAATGTAATTATTATCATCATATGCAGTTTTAATTTTTTACTTGCACAAAATTATAATGATGATATTAATTCTATGCTGAGAATATTTAATGAAATAAGGGATAATGAGAATTTATACTCATTTGAAATTGATGATAGATTAAACAGTATTGCTGATACTAGATCAAAAGAGCTTGCTATCAATTTTTCACATATAAGACCTAATAATACAAAGTATGATGAATTGCTTTATGAAAATAGGATAATTGTTTTTTCATCTGATGAAAATATAGCTTACAGATTTAAAAATGCTGAAACAGTTGCTAGTTATTGGATGAATTCTAATAAATATAAGGTTAATATCTTAAGCAATAAATTTACCCATATAGGAGTGGCTCATTATGCTATTAATGGAGAGGATTTTTGGGTAGTTATATTTGCTCAATTGAGAAGGTAATTTAATTATTATTTAATTCTAATATAGTGTCTAGTATTTTCTTTCTTAATAATTCTATATTTGTATTATTTTTTGCACTTATAAAAATTGCATCATCATAAGAAGTTAATATTTTATTTTTTTGTACTTCATCTATGCTGTCAGATTTATTAAATATCACTATTCTTTTTATATGAGAAGCATCTATTTCTTTTATTATGCTTTCTACATGCAAAAGCTTTTCTTCTATATTTTCATCGCTTGCATCTGATAAATGCAGAAGTAAATCCGCTTCAACAACTTCGGATAATGTAGATTTAAATGAAGCAACTAAAGTATGCGGAAGTCTGTCTATGAATCCTACAGTATCGCTTATTATAACTTCAACAGGAGTATCATCTGTTAAATATAATTTTCTAGTATGGGTATCTAATGTTGCAAATAATTTATCTTCAACATAAACAGATTCTTTGCAAAGCAGATTAAATAATGTACTTTTTCCTGCATTAGTGTATCCAACTATTGCTATTCTAAAAGTATTTTCTCTTCCTTTTCTTCCTGTACTTGCAGATTTTTCTACTTTGCTTAATTGAGATTTTAATTTATGTATACGCTCTCTTGCTCTTCTTCTGTCATATTCAAGCTGTTTTTCTCCGGCTCCGCCTCTTAATCCTATACCTCCTTTTATTTGGCTTAGATTAGTTCTTTTACCTTTTAATCTTGGATATTCAAATTCTAAAAAAGCTAATTCCACCTGCATCTTTGCTGTCATAGTTTTAGCACGTAATGCAAATATTTCTAATATTATTTCTGTTCTTGTGAGAGCCGTTATATTAGAGCCTTCTTCTATAGCATTTACCTGAGAACCGCTAAGCTCATTATCAAATATAAAATATTCTACATTATCAATGGTGGCACTTTCTTTTAAACTTTCCAATTTTCCTGTGCCAATATAAGTTCCTGCTGTTATTTTAGGCTGTATGAATGAATATTTATTTACAACTTCATAACCAGCAGTATCGCATAGCATAGCAAGTTCATTTAGAATATTATCTATATTTATTTTGCTGTTTCTATATTGTCTGCTGTCTGTTACAAATATTATATACGCTTTTTTTAGATTATCATTATTCA is a genomic window containing:
- a CDS encoding ABC transporter substrate-binding protein; translation: MNKKNIILLLSIIMMLIVSCEEKTESTVPIQKYPIRVGYMPDFSGSSAVAIAKEKGYFDEENLDVTLVEFLDGPSEVEEMLLKNLEFAYIGHGAHALAIEGKVNVLFPNGLSRSEQIIVRNASQIESIKDLRGKKVGTQLGTSSEILLYLALQSLGIKAEEVDIINMDGNTIVSSIADGTIDAASVQAPYTFEILNNTENNVKSIATTVDYSDVGSFPSSWIVTPSYQSNNTDIVNRFSRAILKAMDYRQLNMSEAVQLVANMNSKTVEEVDLERETGVWFSGNEIKQAYINGDAGKWYKTQQNIFIYTKTITNNIDINNYVQLKYMVDNVFNE
- a CDS encoding ROK family transcriptional regulator translates to MKRLKAKNLKEQNYIDIVKLLKIGNYSRADLAYNLELSKASISVLVEDLINMGIIYEKCDGESSSLGGKKPILLDINKNIGYFIAIHFRREFCNIAIVNLENEIIEECSLNVNINDDYKITFNPIIKKIKELKNKYKNKKIFSIGISVPGKISKKNNNMLVDCMGIPEWKNIPLKEYIEQNTDIDVIIDRYACAMLTYGMLEEMKKSMPIQTSSVYVYLGNWIGVSVSNNGSILYGTHDTAANYSHTIVTDSNYICMCGKKGCWESVASINAFMKELQSKSNKYKNVSYEEIIKNHINDDIVIETYKKFSAYWVSIGIYNIVNTFDPETIFIGGEMLYLGDDFINEIKNNIKNKYNSYNFLTEINFINNFKDIEIYAAASVAIYDFYNYNLYKYLSK
- the hflX gene encoding GTPase HflX; protein product: MNNDNLKKAYIIFVTDSRQYRNSKINIDNILNELAMLCDTAGYEVVNKYSFIQPKITAGTYIGTGKLESLKESATIDNVEYFIFDNELSGSQVNAIEEGSNITALTRTEIILEIFALRAKTMTAKMQVELAFLEFEYPRLKGKRTNLSQIKGGIGLRGGAGEKQLEYDRRRARERIHKLKSQLSKVEKSASTGRKGRENTFRIAIVGYTNAGKSTLFNLLCKESVYVEDKLFATLDTHTRKLYLTDDTPVEVIISDTVGFIDRLPHTLVASFKSTLSEVVEADLLLHLSDASDENIEEKLLHVESIIKEIDASHIKRIVIFNKSDSIDEVQKNKILTSYDDAIFISAKNNTNIELLRKKILDTILELNNN
- a CDS encoding DNA adenine methylase gives rise to the protein MITNTEENIKDKYLKENLIAYIGNKRRLLSFIENTISGILEEDGNIKTALDLFAGSGSVSRLLKTLDLEVYSNDWEYYSYILNYAHLSINEEELSNMFIHTGGAENTINMINNIKYIDDDDRYISKYYAPSNDENPDLINERLFYTHYNAERIDIIRHNIEMLYKNKVINQKEYYYLIASIIYESATHTNTSGVFKAFHAGFGGRNKDALHRIMAPISLKPIPLYNGKKCYVSMEDANKFVIKNKDKHFDLVYLDPPYNQHQYGSNYHLLNTIALWDKPAINKNIYINGKKTDKGGIRKDWVKTKSMYCYKKTAKDTLINLLDNIDSKHIVMSYSTDGIIEYDDLISILENRGKLDIVTSEYTKYRGAKRSIVNKTKNIEYLFVLDTSKTNYSSVNKKLRYIDNIRLKMDSPLDCSKDNLIFDYDKDDVIVLNLKYSVHIINKDEICDKLKNKSLEYIKMFSIFLDKYIKEDNISALKIYFYHINAAILANDIRLIKYFGEYILQVYSRLCSRKSNEYIIDITNSILDILSYSNDEISIISRIKQRIIYNIKHSNISEINKNKLLIRLEK
- a CDS encoding CAP domain-containing protein — protein: MNNILINVIIIIICSFNFLLAQNYNDDINSMLRIFNEIRDNENLYSFEIDDRLNSIADTRSKELAINFSHIRPNNTKYDELLYENRIIVFSSDENIAYRFKNAETVASYWMNSNKYKVNILSNKFTHIGVAHYAINGEDFWVVIFAQLRR